In one window of Bradysia coprophila strain Holo2 chromosome IV unlocalized genomic scaffold, BU_Bcop_v1 contig_106, whole genome shotgun sequence DNA:
- the LOC119070804 gene encoding uncharacterized protein LOC119070804: MASVSAVIERINFRFKVENVSQLRELFSPEVTIHGIPWQVQVVKDGQWLGAYLYCAKNDKTSNRNHAAFATFKLMSFLAHFRAFEYSLSPHVFESGGPGHGTACLMKWDNLMDGRKGYVKDDTVVLNIAIEVADPNEMSPPILICTNVEKSCDELCWSTFRLTIGNIKNLMAVRSQQLRIRNLPFRFSVYKDDTKKLGLSLLSEWNSNSSCRIHMIARLISSNPNYDIEDDRSQTVHKQTAINIDRFVSLHVLMMPKNGYVNKNGVIVIEVEIKASQPEGAHPNVSKNEDQKPADLSLAQMECPICFECIRRKEVSSVPCGHVFCTRCITNVIETIGKCPTCSKTVNLRDVQPVYLPITQWV, from the exons ATGGCAAGTGTAAGTGCCGTAATCGAGCGCATCAATTTCCGTTTCAAAGTGGAAAATGTGAGTCAACTGCGAGAACTCTTTTCACCAGAAGTTACCATCCATGGAATTCCATGGCAAGTTCAAGTTGTTAAAGATGGGCAATGGCTTGGCGCATATTTATATTGCGCAAAGAATGACAAAACGTCGAATCGGAACCATGCAGCATTTGCAACATTCAAGCTTATGTCATTCCTTGCCCATTTTCGTGCATTTGAATATTCCTTATCACCGCACGTATTCGAAAGTGGTGGACCAGGACACGGTACCGCATGCCTTATGAAGTGGGATAATTTGATGGACGGAAGAAAAGGTTATGTGAAAGATGATACGGTTGTGCTGAATATCGCGATTGAGGTCGCCGACCCAAATGAAATGAGCCCGCCCATTTTGATTTGTACGAATGTTGAAAAAAGTTGCGATGAACTCTGCTGGTCAACATTCCGATTAACAATTGGAAACATCAAGAACCTCATGGCCGTTCGATCACAACAGTTGCGAATTCGAAACCTTCCTTTCCGGTTCAGTGTTTACAAGGATGATACGAAAAAGCTGGGCTTATCCTTACTGTCCGAATGGAATTCGAATTCTTCATGCAGAATTCACATGATAGCCAGACTGATTTCGTCGAATCCGAATTACGATATCGAAGACGACCGCAGCCAAACTGTTCACAAACAGACTGCGATTAATATTGACAGATTTGTGTCTTTGCACGTATTGATGATGCCTAAAAACGGATACGTCAATAAAAATGGTGTCATTGTCATCGAAGTGGAAATCAAAGCCTCCCAACCGGAAGGTGCTCACCCAAATGTTTCGAAAAATGAAGACCAAAAACCGGCAGACTTAAGTCTTGCCCAAATGGAATGTCCGATCTGTTTCGAATGCATCCGTCGAAAGGAGGTGTCATCTGTGCCGTGCGGTCATGTATTTTGTACGAGATGCATCACCAATGTCATCGAAACAATCGGAAAATGTCCGACGTGCAGTAAAACGGTCAATTTGCGCGATGTGCAGCCTGTCTATTTGCCCAT CACCCAGTGGGTATAG